From a region of the Ostrinia nubilalis chromosome 18, ilOstNubi1.1, whole genome shotgun sequence genome:
- the LOC135080632 gene encoding melanization protease 1-like isoform X3, with amino-acid sequence MQSRSLLSKNKVVHGDAALESWVPNHSAWEKLNALDCGESAADRIIGGTNAALGQFPWIVRLGYVFPYDTETDWMCGGALVTDRHVVTAAHCIPTPDDEYTLKYIRLGEHDTRTDPDCELSVCAPPVQDREIKNISKHPDFNQPPFHNDMAIIELDTPANLNDYVTPICLPQKGDQLNGVHVGELVSAAGWGKMNMTTEERADVLQVVALPIVEPDMCDLFGQEFKVSKSEICAGAQYNKDACGGDSGGPLMKVFDTSDGPKNFLVGVVSFGPTVCGIRKPGVYSSVVHFLKWILDNID; translated from the exons TTCATGGCGATGCAGCCCTAGAGTCATGGGTGCCCAACCATTCAGCGTGGGAAAAGCTGAATGCGCTGGATTGCGGGGAAAGCGCTGCCGACCGCATCATCGGTGGCACCAACGCTGCTCTGGGCCAGTTCCCCTGGATCGTGCGCCTTGGATACGTGT TTCCATACGACACGGAAACAGATTGGATGTGCGGTGGAGCTCTTGTAACTGATCGCCACGTGGTCACAGCTGCCCACTGCATACCAACCCCCGATGATGAATATACTCT CAAGTACATTCGGCTGGGCGAGCACGATACTCGCACTGATCCGGACTGCGAGCTTAGCGTGTGCGCGCCGCCTGTGCAGGACCGAGAGATCAAGAATATTTCTAAGCATCCTGACTTCAACCAACCCCCGTTCCATAACGACATGGCTATTATAGAACTGGATACCCCTGCGAACTTAAATG ATTACGTGACCCCAATATGTTTGCCCCAGAAAGGGGACCAGCTAAATGGCGTTCATGTGGGCGAGCTGGTCTCCGCAGCCGGCTGGGGCAAGATGAACATGACCACGGAGGAGAGAGCTGATGTCTTACAAGTCGTTGCG CTACCCATTGTTGAGCCAGACATGTGTGATTTGTTCGGACAAGAGTTCAAGGTGTCTAAGTCCGAGATATGCGCAGGCGCCCAGTACAACAAGGACGCTTGTGGCGGTGATTCTGGAGGTCCTCTCATGAAG gtctTCGATACATCAGATGGACCCAAAAACTTTTTAGTTGGTGTGGTGTCATTTGGACCAACAGTTTGTGGGATCAGAAAACCTGGTGTTTACTCTTCAGTGGTGCACTTCCTCAAATGGATCTTAGATAATATTGATTAG
- the LOC135080632 gene encoding melanization protease 1-like isoform X2 has protein sequence MLFWLAKTAAFVSLFVTTVHGDAALESWVPNHSAWEKLNALDCGESAADRIIGGTNAALGQFPWIVRLGYVFPYDTETDWMCGGALVTDRHVVTAAHCIPTPDDEYTLKYIRLGEHDTRTDPDCELSVCAPPVQDREIKNISKHPDFNQPPFHNDMAIIELDTPANLNDYVTPICLPQKGDQLNGVHVGELVSAAGWGKMNMTTEERADVLQVVALPIVEPDMCDLFGQEFKVSKSEICAGAQYNKDACGGDSGGPLMKVFDTSDGPKNFLVGVVSFGPTVCGIRKPGVYSSVVHFLKWILDNID, from the exons TTCATGGCGATGCAGCCCTAGAGTCATGGGTGCCCAACCATTCAGCGTGGGAAAAGCTGAATGCGCTGGATTGCGGGGAAAGCGCTGCCGACCGCATCATCGGTGGCACCAACGCTGCTCTGGGCCAGTTCCCCTGGATCGTGCGCCTTGGATACGTGT TTCCATACGACACGGAAACAGATTGGATGTGCGGTGGAGCTCTTGTAACTGATCGCCACGTGGTCACAGCTGCCCACTGCATACCAACCCCCGATGATGAATATACTCT CAAGTACATTCGGCTGGGCGAGCACGATACTCGCACTGATCCGGACTGCGAGCTTAGCGTGTGCGCGCCGCCTGTGCAGGACCGAGAGATCAAGAATATTTCTAAGCATCCTGACTTCAACCAACCCCCGTTCCATAACGACATGGCTATTATAGAACTGGATACCCCTGCGAACTTAAATG ATTACGTGACCCCAATATGTTTGCCCCAGAAAGGGGACCAGCTAAATGGCGTTCATGTGGGCGAGCTGGTCTCCGCAGCCGGCTGGGGCAAGATGAACATGACCACGGAGGAGAGAGCTGATGTCTTACAAGTCGTTGCG CTACCCATTGTTGAGCCAGACATGTGTGATTTGTTCGGACAAGAGTTCAAGGTGTCTAAGTCCGAGATATGCGCAGGCGCCCAGTACAACAAGGACGCTTGTGGCGGTGATTCTGGAGGTCCTCTCATGAAG gtctTCGATACATCAGATGGACCCAAAAACTTTTTAGTTGGTGTGGTGTCATTTGGACCAACAGTTTGTGGGATCAGAAAACCTGGTGTTTACTCTTCAGTGGTGCACTTCCTCAAATGGATCTTAGATAATATTGATTAG
- the LOC135080645 gene encoding CLIP domain-containing serine protease HP8-like codes for MALDKIWIVSAVIIASWKARSHETIPNNTVTPYSNLTRPFLENDDQTYRHISDVSETKNNNVYKQNKENRAYEVKNTHSNRLDGTVKLPDRSVCGPLSEEERIYGGENTAIDEFPWLVRIKYILDNGKEVYACAGSLLTDNYVLTAAHCAVNLTIKEVRLGDWNLQTEYDCQGSVCIGHAVDVKVVKVIPFPNYTKMDTFKGDIALLKLQRPVNFTDFIRPICLPTTKFVANQDYSPGSTYWTAGWGKTEFEKKPAIKRKVELNAVPVPECRRKQPILSDDTVSFTICAGGTDGKDTCVGDSGGSLVKQVTENSTTNWFLMGVTSYGYKECGSEGRPGLYARITPYMDWIIHNIES; via the exons ATGGCGTTGGACAAAATATGGATAGTTTCGGCCGTCATTATTGCTTCGTGGAAAGCCC GTTCACATGAAACGATTCCAAATAATACCGTGACGCCATATTCTAATTTAACAAGACCATTTTTGGAAAACGATGACCAGACTTATCGCCACATATCAGATGTATcggaaacaaaaaataataatgtgtataaacaaaacaaagaaaATCGTGCATATGAagttaaaaatacacattcaaaTCGATTAGATGGAACTGTTAAACTTCCCGATAGAAGCGTCTGTGGACCGTTATCTGAAGAAGAAAGAATTTATGGAGGGGAAAACACGGCTATTGACGAATTTCCGTGGCTGGTGCGCATAAAGTATATCCTTG aTAACGGGAAAGAGGTGTACGCGTGTGCTGGGTCACTACTAACGGATAATTATGTGCTGACGGCTGCCCATTGTGCCGTCAATCTGACTAT TAAAGAAGTAAGATTAGGCGACTGGAATTTGCAAACAGAGTATGATTGCCAAGGAAGCGTTTGCATTGGCCATGCTGTAGACGTGAAAGTCGTCAAAGTGATACCGTTTCCCAACTATACTAAGATGGACACTTTCAAAGGAGACATTGCTTTGTTAAAGCTTCAAAGACCAGTGAATTTTACag ATTTCATAAGGCCTATTTGCTTGCCAACTACAAAATTTGTCGCAAACCAAGATTACTCTCCTGGAAGCACTTACTGGACAGCCGGGTGGGGAAAAACAGAATTTG AGAAGAAACCTGCAATTAAAAGAAAAGTGGAATTGAATGCGGTACCAGTTCCAGAATGTAGAAGAAAACAACCCATATTATCAGATGATACCGTATCGTTTACAATATGTGCAGGAGGAACAGATGGCAAAGACACTTGTGTTGGCGACTCTGGGGGATCTCTAGTCAAACAAGTTACTGAAAACAGTACGACCAACTGGTTCTTAATGGGCGTTACCAGTTATGGCTACAAAGAGTGTGGAAGCGAAGGCAGACCAGGGCTGTACGCAAGAATCACCCCGTACATGGATTGGATCATTCATAACATCGAATCATAA
- the LOC135080873 gene encoding protein FAM161A, protein MTHRCSVFKNSCLRLPVDPISKMPKTAYERKNKPVLDQCSINSPSTMCSGSPDVDAEKLKDFYRSIPDYNDINHLPEEEFYFTLRSLREKKKKMLNEAVDHIDDNGFDNKITEDIFAKTEDTCFLPPAVTSKKTKSKINSNLRHHYCGEKKDTTKTVSATTSSMKKSTKKTTIKDLEKSMLEDIKVTSIKGSSMKERPQAERQKRNHSACSITWNDATLERNEVVDHKFDQFFDGKKYSPVSMDDEFKTQSMPSSPLRSRRASSPVRRKNITIPKPFKMTERDEEDRIVHELRSLRKSFSEDMLHQKCQRKQFRANPVPIESRIPLYDKILEDQAMRRAITKINSEAELRAQMKPFSFTKREEKGLPGMCDRAIHALPKGKKKKRFRARPVPKNLFSNYFYDKVKEDEFFRSMNRRIRAEEMLRASNYPGTMAARDRSRLSTPAAHSDLPIDPSPAVPSSTSSDRRPSSPMKCRRKEKCAKEDLITTSPQPFRFTTADRAAKKMQEVANKVYQESKCTESVGDSAAAGIVGARAYSALDLRAAASGRSNLAALLRAEAVRRKFEMESARRLADQRRRMEMRHRDRLLRSKPAWHLVKNNHEEDIAMRLQTRRDEEKMRREEFLHEMELMYGRVQQQPMLFERYYAPRPHYLPSEMLQLSPRKTNKKRSSKSKSYHYNSPNRSRKVSINDTAETFNGDLSEYLNRVDDDKYSDSEVALDSLDGKR, encoded by the exons ATGACGCATCGGTGTAGTGTTTTCAAAAACTCGTGCCTCAGATTGCCTGTTGACCCGATAAGTAAAATGCCGAAAACTGCATACGAACGTAAGAATAAACCAGTGCTTGATCAATGTTCTATAAACTCCCCTTCAACGATGTGCTCCGGTAGTCCCGACGTGGACGCCGAGAAACTTAAAGACTTTTACCGAAGCATACCAGACTATAACGATATTAATCACTTACCAGAGGAAGAATTTTATTTCACTCTCCGATCTTTACGggagaaaaagaagaagatgcTCAACGAAGCTGTCGATCACATTGATGATAACGgttttgataataaaattacagaAGATATTTTCGCCAAAACTGAGGATACTTGCTTCCTACCACCTGCTGTGACCAGCAAGAAAaccaaatcaaaaataaattccaACTTACGACACCATTATTGCGGTGAAAAAAAGGATACTACGAAAACTGTGTCTGCAACAACAAGCAGCATGAAAAAGAGTACTAAAAAAACCACGATTAAGGACTTAGAAAAGAGTATGCTAGAAGATATAAAAGTGACTTCGATAAAAGGTAGTTCGATGAAGGAAAGGCCTCAAGCAGAAAGACAAAAGCGAAATCATTCAGCATGTTCCATAACGTGGAATGATGCGACTTTGGAGAGAAATGAAGTCGTTGACCACAAGTTTGATCAGTTTTTTGATGGAAAAAAGTATAGTCCTGTGAGCATGGACGATGAATTCAAAACTCAAAGTATGCCGTCAAGTCCTTTGAGATCGAGACGTGCATCTTCACCGGTGCGGAGGAAAAACATCACTATCCCTAAACCGTTCAAAATGACCGAGAG GGACGAAGAAGACCGCATAGTACACGAATTGCGTAGTCTGCGCAAATCTTTTTCTGAGGACATGCTTCACCAAAAATGCCAGAGGAAGCAGTTCCGCGCCAACCCAGTCCCTATTGAATCTCGGATCCCTTTATATGATAAGATTCTGGAAGACCAGGCTATGAG ACGAGCGATCACAAAGATCAACAGCGAGGCGGAACTACGAGCTCAGATGAAACCGTTCAGCTTCACCAAGAGGGAAGAGAAGGGTCTCCCTGGAATGTGCGACAGGGCCATCCATGCCTTACCTAAAGGCAAGAAGAAGAAAAGGTTCCGAGCAAGGCCGGTGCCGAAGAATTTATTCTCCAATTATTTTTACGATAAAGTCAAAGAAGACGAGTTTTTTAG ATCAATGAACCGCCGAATCAGAGCTGAAGAGATGCTCCGCGCTTCCAACTACCCCGGCACGATGGCAGCTAGAGACCGCAGCCGGCTGTCCACGCCTGCCGCTCACAGCGACCTCCCGATCGACCCGTCACCTGCCGTGCCCTCCTCCACCTCCTCAGACAGGAGGCCTTCGAGTCCCATGAAGTGCAGGAGGAAGGAGAAGTGCGCTAAGGAGGATCTGATCACTACGAGCCCTCAACCGTTCCGGTTCACTACAGCTGATAGAGCCGCTAAGAAA ATGCAGGAAGTCGCAAACAAGGTGTATCAAGAGAGCAAATGCACAGAAAGCGTTGGGGACAGCGCCGCTGCTGGTATCGTTGGTGCTAGGGCCTATTCAGCGCTGGACCTCCGGGCTGCGGCCTCTGGGAGGTCCAACCTGGCGGCACTCTTGAGGGCCGAAGCCGTCAGGAGAAAGTTTGAGATGGAGTCGGCTAGACGCCTGGCTGATCAACGCCGGAGGATGGAAATGCGACACCGAGACCGCCTGCTGAGGTCTAAGCCAGCCTGGCATCTTGTAAAGAACAA CCACGAAGAAGACATCGCCATGCGTCTGCAAACGCGAAGAGACGAAGAGAAAATGAGACGTGAAGAATTTCTTCATGAAATGGAACTGATGTACGGAAGAGTTCAGCAGCAACCAATGCTTTTCGAGAGGTATTATGCTCCCAGACCTCATTATCTACCTTCGGAAATGTTGCAGCTGTCTCCGAGGAAAACAAACAAGAAACGAAGCTCAAAGAGCAAGTCTTACCATTACAACAGTCCAAACAGATCGCGAAAGGTGTCCATAAATGATACCGCTGAAACTTTCAATGGTGACCTATCAGAATATCTGAATAGAGTCGACGATGACAAGTATTCTGATTCTGAAGTAGCTTTAGACAGCCTCGATGGTAAAAGATAA
- the LOC135080874 gene encoding ubiquinone biosynthesis monooxygenase COQ6, mitochondrial produces the protein MLLRNSVHRLFAATLKDTRTATACRSLSSINEDNVREKYDVIIAGGGMVGCTLACAMGKNSLLSNLKVLLLEGSPMQKFELKPEYSNRVVALNQNTKSLMNSLKIWRHVEKARLQPVRHMQVWDACSDALISFDSADMSDDDLAYIVENDLLLHAVNTELMASDIRNVKIVYGAKIADYQLAKSTKEASTQNLVKMSNGDVYACDLLIGADGANSAVRKAMGVQYLSWNYDQMGVVATLHLAEEVNNDVAWQRWLPTGPVALLPLDATRSSLVWSTWQDNAKELLKLSDESFVDALNDALWKQYPRSSSVDACMSWLGSWLKRAGLPDGEARQLPPSIKSIAPNSRAAFPLGFGHSTRYIAPGVALVGDAAHRVHPLAGQGVNLGFGDVKDLTTFLADSIYTGFEITHHSWLQKYESSRQRHNVPTQIAVDALHRLYTLQLPPAVLARSLGLQLTNALHPVKKMLISHATT, from the exons ATGTTGTTACGGAACAGTGTACATCGGCTTTTTGCCGCAACTTTGAAGGATACAAGAACCGCTACTGCTTGCCGTTCGTTGAGTTCTATCAATGAGGACAACGTGAGAGAAAAGTACGATGTCATCATCGCTGGTGGTGGAATGGTGGGATGCACCTTAGCCTGCGCTATGG GTAAAAACTCTCTTCTATCCAATTTGAAAGTGCTCCTATTGGAAGGAAGCCCCATGCAAAAGTTTGAACTGAAGCCTGAATACAGTAATAGAGTTGTAGCGCTGAACCAAAATACAAAGAGCTTGATGAACTCTCTTAAGATTTGGAGGCATGTGGAAAAAGCTCGGCTACAACCTGTCCGGCACATGCAA GTTTGGGATGCTTGCTCCGATGCCCTGATATCTTTTGACAGTGCGGACATGTCTGATGATGATCTAGCATACATTGTTGAAAATGATCTGCTCTTGCACGCAGTGAATACTGAACTTATGGCATCAGATATTagaaatgtcaaaattgtttACGGAGCTAAGATAGCAGATTACCAATTGGCTAAGAGCACAAAGGAGGCATCTACTCAGAACTTGGTGAAAATGAGCAACGGAGATGTTTACGCCTGTGATTTATTG ATCGGTGCCGATGGCGCCAACTCCGCCGTCCGCAAGGCGATGGGTGTGCAGTACTTGTCGTGGAACTACGATCAGATGGGAGTCGTGGCCACCTTACACTTAGCTGAG GAAGTAAACAACGACGTAGCGTGGCAGCGGTGGCTGCCCACCGGTCCTGTTGCTCTATTGCCGCTCGACGCCACACGCAGCTCTCTTGTATGGTCTACCTGGCAGGATAACGCTAAGGAACTACTCAAGCTCTCTGATGAGTCCTTCGTGGATGCCCTTAACGATGCTTTG TGGAAGCAGTATCCTCGCAGCAGCAGCGTGGACGCGTGCATGTCTTGGCTGGGCTCTTGGTTGAAGAGAGCCGGGTTGCCGGACGGGGAAGCGAGACAACTACCGCCCTCTATCAAGAGCATTGCGCCTAACTCACGCGCAGCCTTCCCGCTCGGGTTTGGACATAGTACGAGATATATTGCGCCTGGTGTTGCGCTTGTTGG GGACGCCGCACACCGTGTTCACCCGCTGGCCGGGCAAGGAGTCAATCTTGGTTTTGGTGACGTCAAGGACTTAACAACTTTCTTAGCAGATTCCATCTACACAGGCTTCGAAATAA CCCACCACAGCTGGCTGCAAAAATACGAAAGCTCCCGGCAGCGTCACAACGTGCCCACGCAGATAGCAGTGGATGCTCTGCACCGGCTGTACACGCTGCAGCTGCCACCAGCGGTCCTGGCGCGGAGCCTCGGGCTCCAGCTCACTAACGCCCTCCACCCCGTCAAG AAAATGTTGATATCACACGCTACTACGTAA